A region of the Muricauda sp. MAR_2010_75 genome:
AGATAGCTGCAGGTGTTATTTTAATCGGTTCTTCGCCTAGCGGTTTGGCCTCTAACGTGATGGCGTATATCGGGAAGGCCAATTTGGCCCTTTCGGTCACCCTGACCACTGTGGCCACACTCTTGGCACCTTTTGTGACACCTATTTTAATGAAGACATTTGGCGGTCAATTAATCCCCATTGATCTATGGGGTATGATGTGGAGTATTATCAAAATCACTATTTTACCTATTGCAGGCGGACTAATTTTCAACAAACTTTTTCACGGAAAAACAGAATGGGTGGACAAGGCCATGCCATTGGTTTCCATGGGAGGAATCGCCTTGATCATCACCATTATTACAGCAGCAGGTCGTGACAACCTGTTGACTATGGGGGCGGTGCTCATTTTGGTGGGACTTATCCATAACATTTGCGGTTACTTCTTTGGTTATTGGGGATGTAGGATTTTCAGGCTCGATGAGCGTTCGTGCAGAACCATTGCCTTTGAGGTTGGAATGCAAAATGCAGGACTGGCTTCAGGCCTTGCCAATGAAATGGGCAAGGTGGCCACTGTAGGCTTGGCCCCAGCGGTATTTGGCCCTATGATGAACATCACGGGATCCATATTGGCGTCCCATTGGCACAAAAATTCACCTAAAGATGAGAAGGCATCAACCTTGGAAACAGCACAAGAATAAAAATAGTTGTTTGAGTTAGTTTAGTTATCCAGTGAAGAACGTGCTACATTTGAAGCACGTTCTTCTTTTTTCCATAAAAGATGGGACAATGACATTTTTATATAACGATTCAAAATAAATACAATATGAAAAAAGTAGTGACCTTCGGTGAGATCATGCTTCGCTTGGCACCTCCCGGCTTTTTGAGGTTTTCACAGGCGAACAGTTTTGATGTAGTGTACGGAGGTGGCGAATCGAACGTTGCGGTCTCCCTGGCCAATTATGGTGTTCCGGTGGACTTTGTGACCCGCCTTCCCAAGAACGATATAGGTGAATGCGCTTTGATGGAGATGCGCAAAAGAAATGTTGGAACGGACCAGATAGTGTTCGGAGGGGACCGTTTGGGCATCTACTTTTTGGAAACCGGAGCGGTGAGCCGCGGGAGCAAGGTGGTCTACGACAGGGCCCATTCGGCCATGGCGGAGATCGGCCCCGGGATGGTGGACTGGAAAAAGGTCTTTGACGGGGCAGAGTGGTTCCATTGGACGGGGATCACCCCGGCCATCTCGCAAGGGGCGGCGGATGCCTGCATAGAGGCCGTAAAGGTGGCCCGAAAGATGGGCGTGACCATATCAACGGACCTCAACTACAGGGCCAAGCTGTGGAAGTACTGCGACGATGCCAAACGGGAGGAGATCATGAGCGAGCTCACCTCTTATTGCGATATCGTTCTGGGCAACGAGGAGGATGCCGAAAAACATTTTGGAATCAAGCCGGAGGGTCTGGACATCACCACCCAAGGGGAACACGTGAAGGCAGAGGCCTTTCTCTCGGTCTGCAAACAGATGATGCAAAGGTTCCCGAACGCCAAGAAGGTGATCACCACCCTTCGTGGTTCGCTTTCGGCCTCGCACAACACCTGGGCTGGAGTGCTGTATGACGGAAAGGAACTGTACAAATCAAGGGAGTACCAGATCACCCACATCGTGGACCGTGTGGGCGGGGGTGACTCCTTTATGGGGGGGCTCATCTATGGATTGATAAAATATCCTCAGGACGACCAAAATGCACTGGACTTTGCGGTGGCCGCTTCCTGTTTGAAGCACACCATTGTTGGGGATGCCAACTTGGTGACGGTATCCGAAGTCGAAAAACTGATGGGGGGCGATGCCTCCGGGAGGGTATCACGATAAAAACAGAAGAAAATGGCAAGATATACACGGATAGAAGTAATAAACGCAATGTTCGAGACCGGGATGGTCCCCTTGTTCTACCACCCCGATGTTGAGGTGGGAAAGAAGGTCTTGAAGGCCTGTTATGATGGTGGCGCCCGACTGATGGAATTCACCTCTCGGGGCGACTTTGCCCATGAGGTGTTCACGGAGCTCAACAAATATGCACTGAAGGAACTCCCCGGGATGATGATGGGCGTGGGATCGGTGACCGATGCCGCAGCGGCATCACTGTACATGCAGTTGGGGGCCAACTTTGTGGTGACCGCCTCCCTACGGGAGGACGTGGCAATGGTGTGCAACCGCAGGAAGGTGCCCTATAGTCCGGGCTGTGGCTCTTTGACGGAAATTGCAAGGGCGGAGGAGCTCGGCGCAGAGATTGTGAAACTGTTCCCCGGCTCGGTCTATGGCCCAGGGTTTGTAAAGGCCATAAAGGGTCCCCAACCATGGACCAGTATCATGCCCACCGGAGGTGTGACCACTGATAAGGATAACCTAAAAGGCTGGTTCGGTGCGGGAGTGGCCTGTGTGGGGTTGGGCTCACAACTCATCAGCAAGGACATCATCCAAAATGGAGATTTTGATGGATTGGAAAAGAATGTACGGGAAACATTGGCCCTTATAGCCAAAATCAGGAAAGGCTGATTTGGGATTTATTTTTCAAGATGAATTTTTGAGACATAGATATTGTTCATTCCATTGATTTCTTTGAAGGATTTTCCACTTGAAAAGAAAAAATAAGTGCTATCCGAAGTGGTAAAAGCACTGTCTTCATAGAATTTAGAGTTAATGGAATCGCTCAAAAGAATAGGCTCTTGCCAAATGTCGTTTCTTTTGTGCGATACGTAAATATCATCGCCTCCCAAACCGCTTTTTCGGATGGAACTGAACCATAAAACAGAATTGGCCCGGTTGACATGACTGGGCCATTCACCACTCTCATTGGTATTTATGGGATAATCTAGTTTTTCGATATTTTCAAAGGAATGGTTTACATAATCTGCACTATAAATGTCCCAAGTGCCATCCCTATTGGATGAAAAATAAACGTCTCCATTAGAATTCATGGTCAGACAACAGTCTTGATTTTTGGAATTGATAGGGTCTTTCAGAGGCTTGGCTGTTTCTTTCTTAAATCCATAATCTCCATCAAGCCCAATTTCCCAAATATTCCAAAGGTTTGTACTATCCTCTTCCTTGATTTTAAATTTATTGGTAAAGAAGGCTTTGGATTTATCGGGACTAAAAGCAATACCAGCTTCATACGAACTTTCGGTAAGGTTTACCTTAATTGGGACGGTCCATTGACCCTTAAAAAATTTTGAGATATAGAGTCCAGATTGCTCGTAGTTTTTATCGCTACGCGTAAAAATAATAACATCCTTTTGAGGGGATATATAGGAAAGACCCTCTTGGTTTTCTTGAGTGGAAATTAACCCTTCCTCAAAAATATGGATGCCTTCTTGATATTGGCCCAATGGATTTAAAGGACTCAGTTTTTTACAGGATATCATGGAAAATAGGAACATCCCTAATAATACCGTGCCCATATAGTGGCTTTTCGTAAGCACTTCGTTATTTAATGGATGAGTTCGCACCCTTATTCCACAAATTCCTAAGTTCCAATTGGGCCGGTGTGGCATCAGGATTTAGTGTGAGCTCAGCAGGGCGCGTAAGCTCCACTCTTTCCATAGGTGTGGCCAACTGGATTGTTTCGCCTTTGCGCAAAACTTCCACAGACAATGTATTGCCTTCCTTGAAGGTTTTTACAAGATCTTGGAAATAGGTATGGAATCCAGATTGGGGCATGTCCTCGCCATTTATTCTCAGCAGTTCATCACCCATTTGATACCCCATCTTTTTTCCAAAATCGTTTGTACTTCCAATGTCGGCAATATAAATTCTTTTCGTCTCTGGATTATAACCCAGGGCGGCGTTGCCAAAACTGAATCCCATATAGGGCTCAGGAGCCTTGTAGGTTACCCCAATTTCCCTTAAAACAGTTGATAGGGGCAATGGATTTTCACCAGAAACATAGGTTTCGAAAAAAGACTTGAGTTCTGGATAGCTGATAGATGCGATTTCTTTGAACAATCTATTATCCTTAAACGGCTGCTCGTTCCCATATTTTTCAGCCAATCGGTTCATGAGGTCGATCAATCCCATTTTTCCCTGGGAATATTTTCGAAGGTAAATATCCAGACACAGACCAATGAGCGCTCCTTTTTGATATACATTCGGATATTCATCCCTGTATTGGTCCAAACAGCCTTTACTCAATTCCGTAAAAGGCAATGTGTCGTTGAATTCGCTTTTGGAAGTGGTGATTTTGTTTGCCATTTCGGTCAAGAATTCTTCCATGGAAATCAATCCGCCAGCCAATTGGGCATGATGGGCAAAATATTCGGTAACACCCTCATACATCCAAAGGTGTTTGGACATTTCGGGGTGGTTAAAATCGAAATATTGGATTTCCTTGGAATGGATGTTCAATGGCGTAATGATATGAAAAAACTCATGGGCCGAGATGTTCAAAATAGGTTGAAGAATCTGTTCTTGGGGTAAATCCGGTAAGGCATAGAGCGATGAATAATTGTGCTCCAATGCGCCTGTTCCCCCAAATTCCCCAGATTTCATAAAATACATGACAAATGCATATTTATCTACCGGAAGCTGTCCCCCCATATAATTTTTCTGGGCGTCAAGCAGCTTTTCCAGATTGTCCGCTAAATAACCGGAGGTTACATTACCTGTGGGGGAATGTACAGCTATCAGCACATCGGTGTCGGCTACTTTTAGGACAGTATCATCCAGTTTGCTGAACATCATCGGCGTGTCCACCACAAAATTGAAGCTGGGCATTTTATAAACTTCGTATTCGTCCGTATTGGTCATCGGATTTTGGGCGGAAGCTCCCCTAAAACCTTTAGGTTTTAATACTTTGATCTCATAATCCATGAATTTCATGCCCTCAAAGTATCCGTAAAAGCCATGTCCGTTCACTACAAAGTTTACCCCATCATCAATATTGGTTCCCGACATTCGGGAAACCACCTTTCCTTCCTCAGAATCATATGTATCATCTATGGTGTAGGTGATTTTAGCCAAGTTCTTGGCGTTGGAAATTGTAAAGGTGTTGATGTCTTCTCGAACCACCTCCAGTGCATTTCCGGCATCATCCATAGCTTTGAAATTGGAGATAAATCGACCAAAATCATAAATCTGATAGGTGCCTGGAATGATTTTGGCAAAGTAAAACCTGATTTTGTTCTTTTTAATTTTTGGAGGAATGAGTTCCATTTTCACTTGATCGTTTTCCACATCGACCAAATCCATGGTGTATTTATATTCATTTTGGGCTGTGAGTGAAAAACAAAAAGCCTGAAGTAAAAGAAGGAGTGCTACGTTTTTTTTTCATGAGTTTAGTTTTTGAACCAGTAGTATGTTCCAAAGGCCTTGGGGTCGAAAACCTTGTCGTCTAGATTTGGGTGAAGGTCAATATCGTTGTACCGCTCCGTTTGAATGAGGTGTCCATCCACATGGAACTCAATCCAAGTCTCAATCCAATGCCCTTCAATATTTTTAAAGTCATCATATTTTACCTCGTAAAGCTCCCCTTGTTTCCCTTGACTGAACCTTCGGACCACATAAAGTTCTTCGGCATCCATCCAAATTTGTGGCTTGCCGGTATCACTGGGGGTGGATCCCAAAATGTAAACAGGTTTTCCTTTGTAGGTCGAAGTGCTGAAGACTGAGGTGTCAATTCCTAAACTTTCGAGCCGTTCCATGGTCTCTGCAGTGGAATAATGGAAGAGTCCACCTTCCAAAATCAAGAATTCCTGAATTTCCGGACCGCTATGTACCAAGGAATCACTTCGGAATACATAGATGCTGTCGTTGCGATTAATATTGGCATTTCGGTTTTTTGGGTCACCAAAATCTATTCGGAATTCTGTGGGATAGCGAATAGCTTCGTGCCAGGTTGAAGTATCTTGAGACTGCCCCGCTTCATTGAAGAAAATGGTCTCTTGAACAAAAGTGAATTCTGCAATTTGGTCTTCACTTTTTTGAGTTTTGATAAAATCGATTAAGGCTTCCGCTGAAGTAATGGGATTTTCTTCCTTAGATTTTTCTTTCTTGTTTTTGCATAAAATCATGCAGCAGGAAATCAAAACAACACCCAAAATTTGGATATAGCTTTTCGGCATTTTTAGGGCACTTCTCATAAGCTCGTGTTAAAAATGTCAAAATTAAGGAGGGCGTTAGGTAACAAATTGTACTTTTTGGACACCTGTAAGACATAATCAATAGCGACCATGTATTTTAAAGAATACTATCCAGACCAATTTTTTTCAAGGTATATCGACAGTTATTTCACGGTGGATACGTCCTTGGTGTATGAGGATATTACAGATATAGTGGTGCCCGATGGAACCTTTGGGCTGTTATTTATAGATTCCCAGAATTCTATCCGAAGGAATACCTCCACAGAAGGCCCGCCCATCACCTTGAGACGTACCAGCTTGTTCGGACAAAAGACCAAACCGGTCAATTATTACTATTCCCCGGGCAAAACTACTTCCTTTGGAATCAAGATCAACCCAGAAGGATTGCCTTTGTTTTTGGATTATAGCTACAAGGAACTCAAAAACCTTTTTGTTGAATTGGACGGTCTGGCCGACAAGGATTTGAAGGAATTGGAGGAACAGGTCTTTGAGCAACCGTACGTTAAGGGTAAGATTAAGGTGGTGGAGACGTTTCTACTAAAGCGAATTTCCAGATTGAATTCGGAACCGGATTATTTGCTCTTTTCTTCCCTAGTGGAACACATTAAAGCAAAAAAGGGAGAGATACGGTCTAACACTTTAGCGGCGCATTTTAACATCAATTACAAAAAGATGGAGCGTTTATTTCAATTTTATATGGGTATCGCTCCCAAAACCTATATTCGCATTATCCGATTCAATGCCACCATACATCTACGTGGTCAATTGACGGATTTAAACCTTACCCAATTGGGCAATGAGGTGGGCTTTTTTGACCAATCCCATTTCATACGGGAGTTTAAATCACTTTCTTCTTTAACACCCAAAGATTTTTTCGGTAAAAAACTATCAACCTCCGAGGAGGCCCTCATGAATATCATTGCACAACGTTGGAACTGATTCCTGTCTAATTTTTACAATTTTGAGGGTGTGCTCCCGAGTAGATTTGCCTTTTGAGCTATATTTAAGAGATAAATAACACAGCAGCAATCTACCAAACATGATGGGAAACCGAAATAAGCGGATATTCACGGTATTTATTGTTTTTTTGTGTTTCCAGACGTTGGTTCGGGCGCAAGAATTTTATGCTGAACTGGAATCTGAGCTTCAGGATAAATTGAATTCAATTGTTCAAGAGAATCAACTTCCCGGGGTTACGTTTTCCCTCTGGTTGGATGAATCGCACCACATTACCTTGGCTTCGGGATTTTCCGATACCGAAGAAAAAATTCCCATGAGGCCCGATAGCAAAATGCCAGCTGGTAGTGTGGGGAAAATTTTCTTTGCTGCAATAACCCTAAAACTAATTCAGGAGGATAAACTGGATTTGGACGATAAGGTTTCCTTCTATTTGGGAGATACAGACTGGTATTCCACCTTCCCCAATCATGCGGATATTAAAATTATGAACCTTTTGAACCACACCTCGGGT
Encoded here:
- a CDS encoding helix-turn-helix domain-containing protein, which codes for MYFKEYYPDQFFSRYIDSYFTVDTSLVYEDITDIVVPDGTFGLLFIDSQNSIRRNTSTEGPPITLRRTSLFGQKTKPVNYYYSPGKTTSFGIKINPEGLPLFLDYSYKELKNLFVELDGLADKDLKELEEQVFEQPYVKGKIKVVETFLLKRISRLNSEPDYLLFSSLVEHIKAKKGEIRSNTLAAHFNINYKKMERLFQFYMGIAPKTYIRIIRFNATIHLRGQLTDLNLTQLGNEVGFFDQSHFIREFKSLSSLTPKDFFGKKLSTSEEALMNIIAQRWN
- a CDS encoding bile acid:sodium symporter family protein, which produces MKSIYKYILGVAAILAVATAYFYFTGQYSTFGILLTFFFLALSFGFRGHHVTKGFSFALLIFAGVTMAMTYPKMFTSLGGFELNALIVPLLQIIMFGMGTTMSLKDFGEVVKSPRAVFIGLVCQFTIMPLVGATLVFLFKFPPEIAAGVILIGSSPSGLASNVMAYIGKANLALSVTLTTVATLLAPFVTPILMKTFGGQLIPIDLWGMMWSIIKITILPIAGGLIFNKLFHGKTEWVDKAMPLVSMGGIALIITIITAAGRDNLLTMGAVLILVGLIHNICGYFFGYWGCRIFRLDERSCRTIAFEVGMQNAGLASGLANEMGKVATVGLAPAVFGPMMNITGSILASHWHKNSPKDEKASTLETAQE
- a CDS encoding sugar kinase translates to MKKVVTFGEIMLRLAPPGFLRFSQANSFDVVYGGGESNVAVSLANYGVPVDFVTRLPKNDIGECALMEMRKRNVGTDQIVFGGDRLGIYFLETGAVSRGSKVVYDRAHSAMAEIGPGMVDWKKVFDGAEWFHWTGITPAISQGAADACIEAVKVARKMGVTISTDLNYRAKLWKYCDDAKREEIMSELTSYCDIVLGNEEDAEKHFGIKPEGLDITTQGEHVKAEAFLSVCKQMMQRFPNAKKVITTLRGSLSASHNTWAGVLYDGKELYKSREYQITHIVDRVGGGDSFMGGLIYGLIKYPQDDQNALDFAVAASCLKHTIVGDANLVTVSEVEKLMGGDASGRVSR
- a CDS encoding bifunctional 4-hydroxy-2-oxoglutarate aldolase/2-dehydro-3-deoxy-phosphogluconate aldolase; the encoded protein is MARYTRIEVINAMFETGMVPLFYHPDVEVGKKVLKACYDGGARLMEFTSRGDFAHEVFTELNKYALKELPGMMMGVGSVTDAAAASLYMQLGANFVVTASLREDVAMVCNRRKVPYSPGCGSLTEIARAEELGAEIVKLFPGSVYGPGFVKAIKGPQPWTSIMPTGGVTTDKDNLKGWFGAGVACVGLGSQLISKDIIQNGDFDGLEKNVRETLALIAKIRKG